A genomic stretch from Juglans microcarpa x Juglans regia isolate MS1-56 chromosome 3S, Jm3101_v1.0, whole genome shotgun sequence includes:
- the LOC121258798 gene encoding AT-hook motif nuclear-localized protein 25-like has translation MSGLEPGSDRYARQLPVPELQLQRSAQPQLADSEKSSERELRTPAAPTTTSGATSSTTRRPRGRPPGSKNKPKPPIIITRDSPNALRSRVLEVSAGSDIVESVSSYARRRGCGVCVLSANGAVNNVTLRQRSATPSGCVVTLHGRLEILSLTGAALPPPAPLGAGGLTIFLAGGQGQVVGGSVVSPLTASGPVLLMVASFANAVYERLPLEEEESRVPVQVQPANSQSSGVTGIGGSGQLGDHGGSGSSGGGGGGGTVPFYNLGMSSGNYTFHNDRAFGWGGN, from the coding sequence ATGTCCGGCTTAGAACCAGGTTCTGATCGCTATGCCCGGCAGCTCCCGGTGCCGGAGCTCCAGCTGCAAAGATCAGCACAGCCCCAACTCGCAGATTCAGAAAAGTCTTCAGAGAGAGAGTTAAGAACACCTGCTGCCCCCACTACAACTTCAGGAGCAACCTCGTCCACTACTCGCAGGCCTCGTGGACGTCCTCCAGGTTCGAAGAACAAGCCCAAGCCACCGATAATCATAACCAGGGACAGCCCAAATGCGCTAAGATCCCGTGTACTAGAAGTCTCTGCCGGTTCAGACATAGTTGAGTCGGTGTCAAGCTACGCCCGGCGCCGCGGCTGCGGAGTTTGCGTTCTTAGTGCCAACGGGGCCGTAAACAATGTTACCTTGCGCCAGCGATCGGCAACCCCATCTGGGTGTGTAGTAACGTTACATGGGCGGTTAGAGATTCTGTCTCTGACGGGGGCAGCTCTACCGCCACCAGCTCCTCTGGGAGCAGGTGGCTTGACGATATTTTTGGCAGGCGGGCAGGGACAGGTGGTAGGAGGGAGTGTGGTGTCGCCATTGACGGCTTCAGGTCCTGTTCTGTTGATGGTTGCGTCATTTGCGAACGCGGTATATGAAAGGTTGCCATTGGAGGAGGAAGAGTCGAGAGTACCGGTGCAGGTACAGCCGGCAAACTCACAATCTTCGGGAGTGACCGGTATTGGGGGTAGTGGGCAATTGGGTGATCATGGGGGGAGCGGCAGcagtggtggaggtggtggtggtggtactGTTCCTTTTTACAACTTGGGTATGAGCTCGGGAAATTATACTTTCCATAATGATCGTGCGTTTGGTTGGGGTGGCAATTAA
- the LOC121257465 gene encoding 3-hydroxy-3-methylglutaryl-coenzyme A reductase 1-like — protein sequence MELGRRSSSKALAPVKPMKMGGVVDDILKKDPKASDALPLPLYLTNGVFFTLFFSVVYFLLTRWREKIRHSTPLHIVDLSEIIAILAFVASFIYLLGFFGIDFVQSILRPSTDVWAAEDEDQSIAANAGAQKLDEEALLKEDSRKVPCGAALVDYPIPQVAPVIPPPTEEDEEIIKSVVEGKTPSYSLESKLGDCKRAAAIRRESLQRMTGKSLAGLPLENFDYESILGQCCEMPVGYIQIPVGIAGPLLLDGREYMVPMATTEGCLVASTNRGCKAIHLSGGANSVLLKDGMTRAPVVRFATARRAAQLKFFLEEPANFDTLAMIFNRSSRFARLQSIKCAIAGKNLYMRFSCSTGDAMGMNMVSKGVQNVLDFLQNDFPDMDVIGISGNFCSDKKPAAVNWIEGRGKSVVCEVIISGDVVRKVLKTNVEALVELNMLKNLAGSAMAGALGGFNAHASNIVSAVYLATGQDPAQNVESSHCITMMEAVNDGKDIHVSVTMPSIEVGTVGGGTQLASQSACLNLLGVKGANREAAGSNARLLATIVAGSVLAGELSLMSALAAGQLVNSHMKYNRAGASKDVPKISS from the exons ATGGAGTTGGGCCGGAGATCTTCTAGCAAGGCGCTGGCGCCGGTTAAACCAATGAAAATGGGTGGAGTTGTGGACGATATTTTAAAGAAGGATCCCAAAGCTTCGGACGCACTGCCTCTCCCTCTCTACCTCACCAATGGGGTCTTCTTCACACTTTTCTTCTCCGTGGTCTACTTCTTGCTTACCCGCTGGCGTGAGAAGATCCGTCACTCTACCCCTCTCCACATCGTCGACCTCTCCGAGATCATCGCCATCCTCGCTTTTGTTGCCTCCTTCATCTACCTCCTTGGATTCTTCGGAATCGATTTCGTCCAGTCCATTCTTCGCCCTTCCACCGATGTTTGGGCTGCCGAAGATGAGGACCAGTCCATCGCAGCTAATGCCGGCGCACAAAAGCTTGATGAGGAAGCCCTTCTGAAGGAGGATTCTCGTAAAGTCCCTTGCGGCGCTGCGCTCGTGGACTATCCGATTCCCCAAGTCGCCCCTGTGATCCCACCACCGACCGAAGAGGACGAGGAGATCATAAAGTCGGTGGTGGAGGGGAAGACGCCGTCGTATTCGCTGGAATCAAAGCTGGGCGATTGCAAGAGGGCCGCAGCCATCCGGCGCGAGTCGCTGCAGAGGATGACGGGAAAGTCGCTGGCTGGGCTCCCACTTGAGAACTTCGACTACGAATCCATCTTGGGTCAGTGCTGCGAGATGCCGGTTGGGTACATCCAGATTCCGGTGGGGATAGCGGGGCCGCTTTTGCTGGATGGGAGGGAATATATGGTGCCTATGGCCACCACTGAGGGTTGCTTGGTGGCCAGCACCAACAGGGGATGCAAGGCCATCCACTTGTCCGGCGGCGCAAACAGCGTTTTATTAAAGGACGGCATGACCAGGGCTCCCGTCGTCAGGTTCGCCACCGCCCGGAGAGCTGCCCAGTTGAAGTTCTTTCTGGAGGAACCGGCCAACTTTGACACCTTGGCCATGATCTTCAACAGGTCCAGTAGATTCGCAAGGCTCCAGAGCATCAAATGTGCGATTGCCGGGAAGAACCTCTACATGAGATTCTCATGCAGCACCGGCGACGCTATGGGGATGAACATGGTCTCCAAAGGTGTCCAGAACGTCTTGGATTTTCTCCAGAACGATTTCCCCGACATGGATGTCATTGGCATCTCTGGCAACTTCTGTTCCGACAAGAAGCCTGCGGCAGTGAACTGGATTGAGGGTCGGGGCAAGTCAGTGGTTTGTGAGGTTATCATTAGCGGTGATGTGGTGAGGAAGGTCCTCAAGACCAACGTGGAAGCCTTGGTGGAGCTCAACATGCTCAAGAACCTCGCTGGTTCCGCCATGGCTGGAGCTCTGGGCGGTTTCAATGCCCATGCCAGTAACATCGTCTCCGCCGTCTACCTAGCCACCGGCCAAGACCCTGCGCAGAATGTCGAGAGCTCTCACTGTATCACCATGATGGAAGCTGTCAATGATGGAAAAGATATTCACGTCTCCGTCACCATGCCCTCTATTGAG GTTGGTACAGTTGGAGGAGGTACCCAACTTGCTTCTCAGTCAGCATGCTTGAACCTGCTTGGAGTGAAGGGTGCAAACAGAGAGGCAGCAGGATCAAACGCAAGGCTGCTGGCTACCATCGTTGCTGGTTCTGTTCTTGCTGGGGAACTCTCCCTCATGTCTGCTCTAGCAGCTGGACAGCTTGTCAACAGCCACATGAAGTACAACAGGGCCGGGGCGAGCAAAGACGTTCCCAAGATCTCCTCTTAA